From the Psychrobacillus sp. FSL K6-4046 genome, one window contains:
- a CDS encoding cytochrome P450: MTNSRQMPKEEGLDHSLTLLREGYMFLANRRKSFASNIFETRLLGQKAICMGGEEAAKLFYDNDKFIRTGAAPKRLQKTLFGVGGVQGLDEEEHRNRKGMFMSIMTPNHLERLNRLTQKNWDIKSREWEQKDQVVLYDESRELLCKLACEWAGVPLNEGEVKKRTEQLTKLFESASALGPEHWMGRHARKELEDWIGELVEQVRNSELQPPEGTALNSFSFHKDIDGKLLDKEIVAVEVLNIIRPIVAISVYITFTGLAVHQYPENKPKLLKEDEFLQMFVQEVRRFYPFFPATIARVKKDFIWNDFQFEEGTLTLLDLYGTNHDPHLWDNPEIFNPDRFAQWDESPFSFIPQGGGDFNMGHRCAGEWVTIEVMKVSLQYLANKLEYDLPNQDLSYSMVSIPSLPHSKVIMANVKSKQ; the protein is encoded by the coding sequence ATGACTAATTCAAGGCAGATGCCAAAGGAAGAGGGTCTAGATCATAGTCTCACGTTGTTACGTGAGGGGTATATGTTTTTAGCGAATAGACGTAAAAGCTTTGCATCTAATATCTTTGAAACAAGATTGCTGGGGCAGAAGGCGATCTGTATGGGTGGCGAAGAGGCGGCTAAGCTTTTCTATGATAACGATAAGTTCATAAGAACGGGAGCAGCTCCAAAAAGACTTCAAAAGACACTATTTGGAGTAGGCGGAGTTCAAGGATTGGACGAGGAAGAGCATAGAAATAGAAAAGGGATGTTCATGTCTATCATGACGCCAAATCATCTAGAGCGTTTAAACCGTCTTACTCAAAAAAATTGGGATATCAAAAGTAGAGAATGGGAACAGAAAGACCAAGTCGTTCTATATGATGAATCGAGAGAATTATTATGTAAGCTGGCATGTGAATGGGCAGGGGTGCCTTTAAATGAGGGCGAAGTAAAAAAACGTACAGAGCAGCTGACTAAATTATTTGAGTCTGCTTCTGCGCTAGGACCTGAACATTGGATGGGAAGGCACGCTAGAAAAGAATTAGAGGATTGGATTGGAGAGCTGGTGGAACAAGTAAGAAATAGCGAGCTACAGCCACCAGAGGGAACTGCTCTCAACAGTTTTTCCTTTCATAAGGACATAGATGGCAAGCTATTAGATAAAGAAATAGTTGCTGTAGAAGTGTTGAATATTATTAGACCAATTGTAGCAATCTCCGTTTATATTACCTTCACCGGCTTGGCCGTGCATCAATATCCTGAAAATAAACCGAAACTTTTAAAAGAAGACGAATTCCTTCAAATGTTTGTACAGGAGGTCAGAAGATTTTATCCTTTTTTCCCTGCGACAATCGCTAGAGTGAAAAAAGACTTTATCTGGAACGATTTTCAATTTGAAGAAGGAACCTTAACGTTATTAGACTTGTATGGAACCAACCATGATCCTCATCTATGGGACAACCCAGAAATTTTCAATCCCGATCGTTTTGCACAGTGGGACGAGAGCCCATTTAGCTTTATACCTCAAGGTGGTGGAGATTTCAATATGGGTCATCGCTGTGCAGGAGAATGGGTAACTATTGAAGTAATGAAGGTGAGCCTTCAATATCTTGCAAATAAGCTAGAGTACGACCTTCCAAATCAGGATTTAAGCTATAGCATGGTAAGTATACCAAGTCTTCCACATAGTAAGGTTATAATGGCCAATGTAAAAAGCAAGCAATAA
- a CDS encoding DMT family transporter yields MNTKAFFLAIMTVAIWGSSFAAISASLNGGFPPGHLSLYRFLIASLIFAVVAFWPGSKFKLPEKSDIWKILILGWIGISLYHVCVTFGQMTISAGTAGMLIGSAPIVTTVMAVVILNERLGKVGWVGLGFGFVGIILIALGTGDSSFDISPGVFLVLTAAIATSIFFVYQKPLFKKYSAIELTAYFTWAGTVPFLFFSPGLFDTLQNATVEANLSAIYIGIFPTALAYLTWAIALSKSNASSISNTLYAEPVVAIIITWIWLHELPSPLSIVGGTIAISSLLLVNLYGKKQRLTLKQENTAKNHI; encoded by the coding sequence ATGAATACAAAAGCTTTTTTTCTCGCAATTATGACTGTAGCTATCTGGGGATCTTCTTTTGCAGCGATTAGTGCAAGTTTAAATGGAGGCTTTCCTCCGGGTCACTTATCTTTATATAGATTTTTGATAGCCTCACTTATTTTTGCTGTTGTTGCATTCTGGCCAGGAAGTAAATTTAAACTTCCTGAGAAAAGTGACATATGGAAAATATTAATATTAGGGTGGATTGGTATTAGCCTCTACCATGTTTGCGTGACATTTGGACAAATGACCATTTCTGCAGGGACGGCAGGTATGCTTATCGGTTCTGCACCAATTGTTACCACTGTGATGGCTGTCGTTATATTAAATGAACGACTAGGAAAAGTAGGTTGGGTAGGATTAGGGTTTGGATTTGTTGGAATAATACTTATCGCTTTAGGGACTGGAGACTCATCCTTTGATATCTCTCCGGGAGTATTCCTAGTTCTAACTGCAGCCATTGCCACTTCTATTTTTTTCGTATATCAAAAGCCTTTATTTAAGAAATATAGCGCTATTGAGCTTACTGCTTACTTTACTTGGGCTGGTACTGTACCATTTCTCTTTTTTTCACCTGGACTATTCGATACTCTTCAAAACGCAACTGTAGAAGCAAATCTATCTGCAATTTACATTGGTATATTTCCTACAGCATTAGCCTACCTTACTTGGGCAATAGCGTTATCTAAGAGCAATGCCAGCTCTATTTCCAATACATTATACGCAGAGCCAGTTGTTGCTATAATTATTACTTGGATTTGGCTTCATGAGCTTCCTTCTCCACTTTCTATTGTTGGTGGGACCATTGCAATAAGCAGCTTATTACTCGTTAACTTGTATGGAAAGAAACAGCGGCTTACCTTAAAGCAAGAAAATACAGCCAAAAATCACATATGA